Proteins co-encoded in one Armatimonadota bacterium genomic window:
- the rlmD gene encoding 23S rRNA (uracil(1939)-C(5))-methyltransferase RlmD, protein MTVHRAALARDEELTLRVDRLAYGGRGVARVDGLVVFVEGAAPGDVVRARVRRVRRTFAEAATVEVLEPSPARTVPRCPHFGPCGGCAWQHIDYAAQAQAKEAIVRESLTHLGGIATPPVRPIVAAADPWYYRNKMEFSFHPVGTLGLHRRGDWNAIVPIETCYLQSQVSAALVRAVRAFAQEAGVPPYDPRTHRGLLRALVVREGRGTGDRLVGLLTAPGPFPQATAFARVVRQVAPDVTGIVRGVVPGVADGAPVEAVEPIDGRPFLEEVLAGLRFRIGLETFFQTNTAQAARMVEYVVARAAPRPGHRVFDLYCGVGTFALALARAGATVAGVEAVPAAVEAARANAALNGLAGLDVRTGDVRLVLPDLTAAYGPPDVVVLDPPRSGAGGKVMRKIGRTRARRVIYVSCNPTTLAPDLRELLPFGYRLIEVQPFDLFPHTYHVEAIAVLDRHEGG, encoded by the coding sequence ATGACCGTGCACCGTGCCGCCCTGGCGCGCGACGAGGAGCTGACGCTGCGCGTCGACCGCCTCGCCTACGGTGGCCGCGGCGTGGCGCGGGTCGACGGGCTGGTGGTGTTCGTCGAGGGCGCCGCGCCGGGCGACGTGGTCCGCGCGCGCGTGCGCAGAGTCCGGCGCACCTTCGCCGAGGCCGCGACGGTCGAGGTGCTCGAGCCGTCGCCCGCGCGCACCGTGCCCCGCTGTCCCCACTTCGGCCCCTGCGGGGGGTGCGCGTGGCAGCACATCGACTACGCGGCTCAGGCGCAGGCCAAAGAGGCCATCGTGCGGGAGAGCCTGACGCACCTGGGCGGGATCGCGACGCCGCCCGTGCGTCCCATCGTGGCGGCGGCCGACCCGTGGTACTACCGCAACAAGATGGAGTTCTCGTTCCACCCGGTGGGCACCCTGGGACTGCACCGGCGCGGCGACTGGAACGCCATCGTCCCCATCGAGACGTGCTACCTGCAGTCGCAGGTGTCGGCGGCGCTGGTGCGGGCGGTGCGCGCCTTTGCCCAGGAGGCCGGGGTGCCGCCCTACGATCCGCGCACCCACCGCGGGCTGCTGCGCGCGCTCGTGGTGCGGGAAGGACGCGGTACGGGCGACCGGCTGGTGGGCCTGCTCACCGCCCCAGGGCCCTTCCCGCAGGCCACGGCCTTCGCGCGGGTGGTGCGCCAGGTCGCACCGGACGTCACCGGCATCGTCCGCGGGGTGGTGCCCGGGGTGGCAGACGGGGCGCCGGTGGAGGCCGTCGAGCCGATCGACGGCCGACCCTTCCTGGAGGAGGTCCTGGCCGGCCTGCGCTTCCGGATCGGGCTGGAGACGTTCTTCCAGACTAACACCGCGCAGGCGGCCCGCATGGTCGAGTACGTCGTCGCCCGCGCGGCGCCGCGGCCGGGGCACCGGGTCTTCGACCTCTACTGCGGCGTGGGCACGTTCGCGCTGGCGCTGGCACGGGCGGGCGCGACGGTCGCCGGGGTGGAGGCCGTGCCCGCGGCCGTCGAGGCCGCGCGGGCCAACGCCGCGCTGAACGGGCTGGCAGGGCTTGACGTCCGTACGGGCGACGTGCGGCTGGTGCTGCCCGACCTCACCGCGGCCTACGGCCCGCCCGACGTCGTGGTCCTCGACCCGCCGCGCTCGGGGGCCGGCGGCAAGGTGATGCGCAAGATCGGGCGCACCCGCGCCCGGCGGGTCATCTACGTCTCGTGCAACCCCACGACGCTGGCGCCCGACCTTCGGGAATTGCTCCCCTTCGGCTACCGGTTGATCGAAGTGCAGCCGTTCGACCTGTTCCCGCACACGTATCACGTCGAGGCCATCGCGGTCCTCGACAGGCACGAAGGAGGGTAG
- a CDS encoding nitroreductase produces MSVVDLIKRRRSIPKMRPDPVPRDVLERMLDAAVWAPNHRLTEPWRFYVLQGDGKRRFAEIRRAVRAAALPDPEAPEAQKALERVYQDTLATPAVIVVTAHQAPDEETRREDEYATFMAIQNMLLVAAEAGVGTYMRTGAALMDHPDLRALLQLEDDRRVVAVVYVGYPQEVPQKRRTPAMERTVWL; encoded by the coding sequence GTGAGCGTCGTCGATCTGATCAAGCGCCGTCGCAGCATTCCCAAGATGCGTCCCGACCCGGTGCCGCGCGACGTGCTGGAGCGCATGCTGGACGCCGCCGTCTGGGCGCCCAACCACCGGCTCACCGAGCCGTGGCGGTTCTACGTGCTCCAGGGCGACGGCAAGCGGCGCTTCGCGGAGATCCGGCGCGCCGTGCGCGCGGCGGCGCTGCCCGACCCCGAGGCGCCCGAGGCGCAGAAGGCCCTCGAGCGCGTCTATCAGGACACCCTGGCCACGCCGGCCGTGATCGTCGTCACGGCCCACCAGGCACCCGACGAGGAGACGCGCCGTGAGGACGAGTACGCGACGTTCATGGCCATCCAGAACATGTTGCTGGTGGCCGCCGAGGCCGGTGTCGGCACCTACATGCGCACCGGCGCGGCACTGATGGACCACCCCGACCTGCGGGCGCTGCTCCAGCTCGAGGACGACCGGCGGGTGGTGGCAGTGGTCTACGTGGGCTACCCGCAGGAGGTCCCCCAGAAGCGGCGGACCCCGGCGATGGAGCGCACGGTGTGGCTGTAG